The following coding sequences lie in one Treponema primitia ZAS-1 genomic window:
- a CDS encoding amino acid ABC transporter ATP-binding protein — MISIRNIHKSFGNKEILKGIDLDADKKDVIAIIGPSGTGKTTLLRCINCLEKPDIGTVTIDDISCESPHITKKQVLLLRRKTAMVFQHYNLFKNMNAWENVAEGLITVHKKPKKEAKEAAFAQLRLVGLEGRETAYPYELSGGQQQRVGIARALALQPKVLLFDEPTSSLDPELVGEVLSVMKKVASLGIAMLVVTHEMRFADQVANKVVYMEDGVIVEQGSPRDIFTHPREKATQRFLENTLQPFMYEI; from the coding sequence ATGATTTCCATAAGAAATATACATAAGTCCTTTGGTAATAAGGAAATACTGAAGGGGATAGACCTCGATGCGGATAAAAAGGATGTGATCGCAATTATCGGGCCGAGTGGTACAGGAAAAACGACTCTACTCAGATGCATCAATTGTTTGGAAAAGCCCGATATTGGTACGGTTACTATTGACGATATAAGTTGTGAAAGCCCCCATATTACAAAAAAACAGGTACTTTTGCTCCGGCGAAAAACGGCGATGGTTTTCCAGCATTATAACTTATTCAAAAATATGAATGCCTGGGAAAATGTGGCGGAGGGGCTCATTACAGTACATAAGAAGCCAAAAAAGGAGGCTAAAGAGGCAGCCTTTGCGCAGCTTCGGCTGGTTGGGCTGGAGGGACGGGAGACCGCCTATCCCTACGAGTTATCCGGAGGGCAGCAGCAGCGTGTGGGGATTGCCCGGGCGCTTGCTTTACAGCCTAAGGTACTGTTGTTCGATGAGCCTACGTCATCTTTAGACCCGGAATTGGTAGGGGAAGTCCTATCGGTAATGAAGAAGGTTGCCAGTTTGGGGATTGCTATGCTGGTGGTGACCCACGAGATGCGTTTTGCCGACCAGGTAGCGAATAAAGTAGTATATATGGAGGATGGAGTAATCGTAGAGCAGGGCTCCCCTCGGGACATCTTTACCCATCCACGGGAAAAAGCAACCCAGCGTTTTCTTGAAAACACACTACAGCCTTTTATGTACGAGATTTAG
- a CDS encoding metal-sensing transcriptional repressor, whose protein sequence is MGQCIDGPVLHRRISRIIGQLKAIDKMIDEDIPCEDILVQINASKSALHRAGQIILEGHLNHCVREGIEHGNAESTIKKFTKAVEQFSRM, encoded by the coding sequence ATGGGACAATGTATAGACGGCCCTGTTCTTCATAGACGCATAAGTAGGATTATAGGGCAGCTCAAGGCCATAGACAAAATGATAGATGAAGATATCCCTTGCGAGGATATTTTGGTACAGATAAACGCCTCAAAAAGCGCTTTGCACAGGGCTGGACAAATTATACTGGAAGGACACCTGAATCATTGTGTCCGTGAAGGCATTGAACACGGAAACGCCGAAAGTACCATCAAAAAATTTACCAAAGCCGTTGAACAATTTTCTCGAATGTAA
- a CDS encoding M20/M25/M40 family metallo-hydrolase: MFFDAEAAATFLCSLIDIDTTREAKNETAAVRFLSDFFSREQISYQVFEPYPGRGSITAHIPGSSSESILLLTHLDTENAQSPGGYSAIKGKILKNRIFGRGALDCKGNITVFCMLLQELKRQGITPEKTILFAATADEENGGELGIKWLLEHTNVFSSVVLAFGEGGGIPVQSGELWYFTLQTGEHEGSGIGGESSLPDSDCWELYRKALAAKWFDKNTLQYLAELPFNSRKRHIPEENFYHGLISFLQQRGTNNFQERNFAVLSSSLSAINPDYRVMSFISPGYTDNRYLRACHIETWGFFPLDPHNHVGGIHGDYEYISMESLLIAYNYFFSVLKTLAGW, encoded by the coding sequence ATGTTTTTTGATGCTGAGGCGGCGGCAACTTTTTTGTGCAGCTTGATTGATATTGATACCACCCGGGAAGCAAAAAATGAAACCGCCGCTGTGCGATTTTTATCAGACTTCTTTTCCCGGGAACAAATTTCTTATCAGGTATTTGAACCCTATCCCGGACGTGGCAGCATAACGGCTCATATTCCCGGCTCAAGTTCGGAAAGTATCCTTCTTTTAACCCACCTGGATACCGAAAACGCCCAAAGTCCGGGGGGATATTCTGCCATAAAGGGGAAGATACTAAAAAATCGTATTTTTGGCCGGGGCGCCCTGGACTGCAAGGGGAACATCACGGTCTTTTGTATGTTGCTGCAGGAATTGAAACGACAAGGAATTACCCCCGAAAAAACCATCCTTTTTGCCGCCACGGCGGATGAAGAGAACGGTGGTGAGCTGGGCATTAAATGGCTTTTGGAACATACCAATGTTTTTTCTTCTGTTGTTCTGGCGTTTGGAGAAGGCGGAGGCATTCCGGTTCAATCGGGAGAATTATGGTATTTTACGCTGCAAACGGGAGAACACGAAGGTTCCGGAATAGGCGGCGAGTCGTCCCTGCCGGATTCCGACTGTTGGGAACTCTACCGGAAAGCCCTGGCTGCCAAATGGTTCGATAAAAACACCCTGCAATATCTGGCGGAATTGCCTTTTAACAGCAGAAAACGTCACATTCCGGAAGAAAACTTTTATCATGGTTTGATTTCATTTCTTCAGCAACGGGGAACCAACAATTTTCAGGAAAGGAATTTTGCCGTTCTTTCCTCCAGTCTGTCTGCAATTAATCCTGATTACAGGGTTATGTCTTTCATAAGTCCGGGATATACCGATAACCGTTATCTGCGTGCGTGTCATATCGAGACTTGGGGGTTTTTTCCCCTTGACCCCCATAATCATGTCGGTGGAATTCATGGAGATTATGAGTATATCAGCATGGAGTCCCTGCTCATTGCATATAATTATTTTTTTTCTGTTTTGAAGACATTGGCCGGCTGGTAA